Proteins found in one Xenopus laevis strain J_2021 chromosome 1L, Xenopus_laevis_v10.1, whole genome shotgun sequence genomic segment:
- the LOC108704862 gene encoding meiosis 1 arrest protein, giving the protein MLTMASAKEIRGGGSLSLTSVPPRILLLDVAPPGWGSVRRVLCEALSNALYLCAAAPSCTLLLSIYTVGQRHQCVFPLLPLRNSFTRLHNCMSELSSTQEDGSYNPQTGVLALAVMDALQQTKQLAQHSVSQGALQNSSVEVAIVSPRDRKEIASELDTGLRDTDLGSLHGLLVVHMCDALGALSTDTTPESAIASAPGSSAYDIEFQVTRRDVLSLESFFKSWLYNKGPEKEKLNLILQEGESPLHVICDVQQKLLNPECLHREQESPYRVEQSKIRGGKMPQILKALRVVSSHGICGSLLYGFPFILTPTASWELDWDMLESNEENFHALCQHLQSQELSLLACATQHSLTPSSGVPIQSHFIVSSSDSAALLVRPVAVREIVLTPDPALPQHPVTDITLHKIQDALQHLQMNSVYNPLSVTCGLYKHLQTSVTLPPTTRIRGDTSHGIQFKGTSGTHLRQAPFRHRKARATVAPLPLVHCALAFKHTQSYSHAELLDKSSN; this is encoded by the exons ATGCTCACAATGGCTTCTGCAAAGGAAATTAGAGGAGGAGGGAGTCTGAGCCTCACTTCTGTGCCTCCACGTATCTTGCTACTTGACGTGGCCCCTCCTGGCTGGGGATCTGTAAGAAGAGTGTTATGTGAAGCACTCAGTAATGCTCTTTATCTGTGTGCTGCTGCCCCATCTTGCACCCTGCTGCTGAGTATCTACACCGTGGGACAGCGTCACCAATGTGTCTTCCCCTTGCTG CCTCTACGGAACAGTTTTACTCGTCTACACAACTGTATGTCAGAGCTCAGTTCTACCCAGGAGGACGGATCCTATAACCCGCAGACAGGGGTACTGGCACTTGCAGTAATGGATGCTCTGCAGCAGACAAAGCAACTTGCTCAGCACAGTGTCTCTCAAGGAGCTCTGCAGAACTCTTCAGTAGAG GTAGCTATAGTATCTCCACGAGATAGGAAGGAAATTGCCTCTGAACTTGACACTGGCCTGAGGGACACAGACTTAGGGTCACTCCATGGGCTTCTTGTTGTACATATGTGTGATGCATTGGGAGCTCTGAGTACAGATACAACACCAGAATCTGCCATTGCTTCAGCTCCAG GTTCCTCTGCTTATGATATTGAGTTCCAAGTCACTCGTAGGGACGTTCTAAGCCTGGAAAGCTTTTTCAAGTCATGGCTGTATAATAAAGGTCCAGAGAAAGAAAAGCTTAATCTGATACTACAAGAGGGAGAATCACCGT TGCATGTTATATGTGATGTGCAACAGAAATTGCTGAACCCAGAGTGTCTTCACAGAGAGCAAGAATCTCCTTACAGAGTGGAGCAGAGCAAGATCAGAGGAGGAAAAATGCCACAAATTCTCAAGGCTCTGAG GGTTGTGTCATCCCACGGTATCTGTGGATCCCTTCTATATGGCTTTCCTTTCATTCTCACTCCCACGGCATCCTGGGAGCTAGACTGGGATATGCTGGAAAGCAATGAGGAGAATTTTCATGCTCTATGCCAACATCTCCAG TCCCAGGAGCTGTCTCTTCTGGCCTGCGCTACACAACACTCTCTGACACCTTCCTCAGGGGTCCCCATCCAGTCTCACTTCATTGTGTCTTCATCGGACTCAGCTGCTCTGCTTGTTCGTCCTGTGGCTGTAAGAGAGATTGTTCTGACTCCAGATCCAGCCCTGCCTCAGCACCCAGTCACAGATATCACTTTGCACAAGATCCAG GATGCCCTTCAGCACCTCCAAATGAACTCAGTGTACAACCCACTGTCAGTCACCTGCGGACTTTACAAACACCTACAGACCAGTGTCACTTTGCCGCCCACAACTCGTATACGAGGAGACACAAGCCACGGCATACAATTTAAGGGGACCAGTGGCACCCACCTCCGACAG GCTCCATTTAGGCACAGGAAAGCCCGAGCGACTGTAGCACCCCTGCCTCTGGTGCATTGTGCCCTTGCCTTCAAGCACACACAGTCCTACTCTCATGCTGAGCTGCTAGATAAGAGCAGCAATTAA